The Blautia hydrogenotrophica DSM 10507 genome window below encodes:
- a CDS encoding ABC transporter substrate-binding protein: protein MKMFKRVVSLAMVSALAITSLTACGGSSEETASSDTFKIGGIGPTTGDAAAYGTAVQNGIQLAVDEINEAGGINGKQIEFKFEDDQSDSEKSVNAYNTLKDWGMQMLVGTVTSAPCTAVVKETHNDNMFQLTPSATAVESIQYDNAFRICFSDPNQGKASADYIADNKLATKVAVIYNSSDVYSTGIYQKFTEEAQAKNLEIVAAEAFTADSKTDFSVQIQKAKDSGADLVFLPIYYQEASLILTQANKMGYKPTFFGCDGLDGLLAVEGFDTELAEGVMLLTPFTADAEDEKTQTFVKDYEEAFDITPIQFAADAYDCIYAIKEAAEKAEVTPDMSVSDICDAMKTSMTEITIDGLTGSGITWESDGEPSKEAKAVIISDGSYKAM, encoded by the coding sequence ATGAAAATGTTTAAACGAGTGGTTAGCTTGGCTATGGTATCTGCATTAGCGATCACTTCGCTTACCGCATGTGGTGGGAGCAGTGAAGAGACAGCTAGTTCTGATACCTTTAAAATTGGGGGAATCGGGCCTACTACAGGAGATGCAGCAGCATATGGTACAGCTGTTCAAAACGGAATACAGCTAGCAGTCGATGAGATCAACGAAGCCGGCGGTATTAACGGCAAGCAGATTGAATTCAAGTTTGAAGACGATCAGTCTGATTCTGAGAAATCTGTCAATGCATACAATACATTGAAGGACTGGGGAATGCAGATGTTGGTCGGAACTGTCACTTCCGCACCGTGTACGGCGGTTGTGAAGGAAACTCACAACGATAATATGTTTCAGCTGACACCTTCTGCTACGGCAGTAGAGAGTATACAGTATGACAATGCATTCCGTATCTGTTTCTCTGACCCAAACCAAGGTAAAGCATCAGCGGATTATATTGCCGACAACAAACTGGCTACGAAAGTAGCGGTGATTTACAATAGCTCTGATGTGTACTCTACCGGTATTTATCAGAAATTCACCGAAGAGGCACAGGCAAAAAATTTGGAGATCGTTGCAGCTGAAGCTTTTACAGCTGACAGTAAGACTGACTTCTCAGTGCAGATTCAAAAAGCAAAAGATTCAGGTGCGGATTTAGTGTTCCTGCCGATCTACTATCAGGAGGCATCTCTGATTCTGACCCAGGCGAACAAGATGGGATACAAACCGACATTCTTTGGATGTGACGGGTTAGACGGACTTTTAGCAGTGGAAGGTTTTGACACAGAGCTGGCAGAGGGTGTTATGCTGTTGACTCCATTTACAGCAGATGCTGAGGATGAGAAGACGCAGACTTTTGTAAAGGATTATGAGGAAGCTTTTGATATCACGCCAATTCAGTTTGCGGCAGACGCGTATGACTGTATTTATGCCATCAAAGAGGCGGCAGAGAAAGCAGAGGTTACTCCTGATATGAGCGTGTCAGATATCTGCGATGCAATGAAGACTTCTATGACTGAGATTACAATTGACGGATTGACCGGAAGCGGTATCACTTGGGAATCCGATGGTGAACCTTCCAAGGAAGCGAAAGCGGTTATCATTTCAGATGGTTCCTATAAGGCAATGTAA